A genomic window from Lotus japonicus ecotype B-129 chromosome 1, LjGifu_v1.2 includes:
- the LOC130731677 gene encoding RING-H2 finger protein ATL63-like, which translates to MPESPNSHAGNSLSQLARSMFSDNNSNILLAAIVSLLLVILFVLLLHVYAKWFFLARAQSQSQSQSRRRRRRTPASSSSFTHISIEASSSSSSSSSSSSSVSTKGLDSVMVSKIPMFVSEYEAEAEELECVICLSGIEEGEIGRRLTECGHAFHVECIDMWLSSHCNCPLCRAPVSVNDSQVGSVGGGDDGGGGGGDDHGVLEIVIGGDDDDDFGGSSVSETSVSLLGFSLKRLLSKVFLSSHVNELEGSQ; encoded by the coding sequence ATGCCGGAATCGCCCAACTCGCACGCCGGAAACTCACTGAGTCAACTCGCTCGGAGCATGTTCTCCGACAACAACAGCAACATCTTACTCGCCGCCATTGTTTCCTTGCTCCTCGTCATCCTCTTCGTCCTTCTCCTCCACGTGTACGCCAAGTGGTTCTTCCTAGCTCGGGCGCAATCACAGTCACAGTCACAATCTCGCCGCCGTCGCCGGCGAACTCCGGCGAGTTCTTCCTCCTTCACCCACATCAGCATAGaagcctcctcctcctcctcctcctcctcatcatcatcatcatctgtcTCCACCAAAGGGCTTGATTCAGTGATGGTTTCGAAGATTCCGATGTTTGTGTCGGAGTACGAAGCAGAAGCAGAGGAATTGGAATGCGTGATTTGCTTGAGTGGAATTGAAGAGGGAGAGATTGGAAGAAGGTTAACAGAGTGTGGCCACGCTTTTCATGTGGAGTGCATTGACATGTGGTTGAGCTCTCATTGCAATTGTCCACTCTGCAGAGCCCCTGTTTCGGTCAACGATTCTCAGGTGGGTTCGGTTGGTGGCGGTGAtgatggcggtggtggtggtggtgatgaccATGGTGTGCTTGAGATTGTGATTGGtggggatgatgatgatgattttggAGGTTCTTCTGTGTCAGAAACTTCAGTGTCTTTGTTGGGTTTTTCTTTGAAGAGATTACTGAGTAAGGTTTTTCTATCTTCCCATGTAAATGAATTAGAAGGTTCACAATGA
- the LOC130733965 gene encoding 6-phosphofructo-2-kinase/fructose-2,6-bisphosphatase-like, which produces MATSGGGNEEEQREGLLQTPLQIPELLFVSLKMENPKTLFPHVCGSLPLLGASWDPSKALSMVRESASMWELSFVVPPNHEALDFKFLLKPKDINTPCLVEEGPSRLLIGGALQDGARLALFKFDNDQVVEYQVFVEASRVSPFDLAASWRAYQDHFHISPVRGIPDVSINSEPQTSGENVSCVSLELDLEHYVVPAPSTSANANPVYAANLTENPRSPSNGSASNSNSPRDGDVSIDQPAREMEVHTLDLSKVNQNPGMVKSQSVGTISSLQKEGAQRRLLIDRGVGSHKLVKSSSSISLTTDRSLDTDTKNSIPAAAGAVAAAAVADQMLGPKEERYLAIVMVSLPARGKTFTAAKLTRYLRWLGHNTKHFNVGKYRRLKHGANQSADFFRADNPEGVEARNEVAKLAFEDMISWMHEGGQVGIFDATNSSKQRRNMLMKLAEGRCKIIFLETICNDVDIIERNIRFKIQQSPDYAEVSDFEAGLRDFKDRVANYEKVYETVEEGSYIKMIDMASGHGGQLQVKNISGYLPGRVVFFLLNTHLTPRPILLTRHGESQDNVRGRIGGDPALSETGELYKKKLAKFVEKRLKSERAASIWTSTLQRTILTAGPIVGFPKIQWRALDEINAGVCDGMTYEEIKKNMPEEYESRKKDKLRYRYPRGESYLDVIQRLEPVIIELERQRGPVVVISHQAVLRALYAYFTDRPLKEIPHMEVPLHTIIEIHLGVTGVQEKRYKLMD; this is translated from the exons ATGGCGACAAGTGGTGGTGGTAACGAAGAAGAACAACGAGAAGGCCTTCTCCAAACGCCGCTACAAATCCCTGAATTGCTCTTCGTTTCGCTGAAAATGGAGAACCCCAAGACCCTTTTCCCTCACGTTTGTGGCTCCCTCCCATTGCTTGGTGCTTCATGGGATCCTTCCAAAGCT CTTTCTATGGTAAGGGAATCGGCGTCAATGTGGGAATTGAGCTTTGTTGTTCCACCAAATCATG AAGCTTTAGATTTCAAATTCCTCTTAAAGCCCAAGGATATCAATACACCTTGTTTGGTTGAGGAGGGTCCAAGTCGCTTACTCATTGGGGGAGCATTGCAGGATGGAGCCAGGCTTGCTTTGTTTAAGTTTGATAATGATCAGGTTGTTGAGTATCAAGTGTTTGTTGAAGCGAGCAGGGTTTCTCCCTTTGACCTTGCAGCTAGTTGGAGGGCGTATCAGGACCATTTCCATATTTCGCCTGTACGCGGGATACCTGATGTTAGCATAAATTCAGAACCTCAGACAAGTGGCGAG AATGTCTCTTGTGTGAGTTTGGAACTTGATCTTGAGCATTATGTTGTCCCAGCTCCCTCAACTTCTGCAAATGCAAATCCTGTATATGCTGCTAACTTGACAGAGAATCCCAGATCACCTAGTAATGGGTCAGCCAGCAATTCAAACTCCCCCAGAGATGGCGATGTTTCTATTGATCAACCTGCAAGA GAGATGGAGGTCCATACTCTAGATCTATCAAAGGTGAATCAAAATCCTGGAATGGTTAAATCTCAGTCAGTGGGAACAATCTCATCGCTGCAAAAGGAAGGTGCTCAGAGGAGACTTCTAATTGATAGGGGTGTTGGATCTCATAAACTTGTAAAATCTTCTAGTTCAATTTCTCTGACTACTGATCGTAGCTTGGATACTGATACAAAG aatTCAATTCCAGCAGCTGCTGGAGCTGTCGCAGCTGCTGCCGTTGCTGATCAGATGCTGGGTCCCAAGGAGGAGAGATATTTGGCAATTGTCATG GTGAGTCTGCCAGCTCGAGGTAAAACTTTTACTGCAGCTAAACTTACAAGATATCTTCGTTGGTTAGGTCATAATACAAAGCACTTCAACGTTGGTAAG TATCGTCGGCTTAAGCATGGAGCTAATCAG TCTGCTGATTTCTTTCGAGCTGACAATCCTGAAGGCGTGGAGGCACGTAATGAG GTAGCGAAGCTGGCGTTTGAAGATATGATATCTTGGATGCATGAAGGTGGGCAG GTTGGAATATTTGATGCCACAAATAGTAGCAAGCAGCGAAGAAATATGTTGATGAAATTGGCTGAAGGAAGATGCAAG ATTATCTTTTTGGAAACAATATGCAATGATGTAGACATAATTGAAAGGAATATACGTTTTAAAATTCAGCAAAGTCCTGACTATGCAGAAGT gTCAGATTTTGAGGCTGGGTTACGAGACTTTAAAGATCGTGTAGCCAATTATGAGAAG GTTTATGAGACGGTTGAAGAAGGATCTTATATAAAAATGATTGACATGGCCAGTGGACATGGTGGGCAATTACAA GTGAAGAATATCAGTGGCTACCTACCTGGCCGGGTTGTCTTTTTCTTG CTTAATACACATCTTACACCACGCCCAATATTACTCACTCGGCATGGAGAAAGTCAGGATAACGTGAGAGGCAGAATTGGAGGAGATCCTGCATTAAG TGAAACTGGAGAACTTTATAAAAAGAAGCTTGCCAAATTTGTTGAAAAGCGTCTCAAATCAGAAAGAGCTGCTTCT ATATGGACTAGTACGCTGCAGCGAACAATTCTGACGGCAGGCCCTATTGTTGGATTTCCCAAG ATACAATGGCGTGCCCTTGATGAGATAAATGCTGGGGTGTGTGATGGGATGACATATGaagaaatcaagaagaacatgccAGAGGAGTATGA ATCCCGCAAAAAAGACAAGCTGAGGTATCGGTATCCTCGTGGGGAGTCTTACTTGGATGTTATTCAGAG GTTAGAGCCTGTAATTATTGAGCTTGAGCGACAAAGAGGACCGGTTGTTGTGATATCTCACCAG GCAGTTTTGAGGGCATTATATGCTTATTTTACTGATAGACCTTTGAAAGAAATTCCACATATGGAG GTGCCCCTTCATACCATAATAGAGATACACTTGGGAGTTACAGGTGTACAGGAGAAAAGATACAAGCTAATGGACTGA